In the genome of Microbacterium endophyticum, one region contains:
- a CDS encoding O-antigen ligase family protein has protein sequence MSGFGGTPASLRFGREFFRSAAIARAFTLTTLGTAFGMFAIEHVAGRICLITIIVGLCLLGAAILWARSDDLELPRLVPLSVLAFVVWALASTIWTHDTTETIVGWLALAALAFLGIVAAHVRDTLQMVRALGDVLRLLLAISLGIEILSGILLDTPIAFLGVEANIAAGGPIQGLFGTRNALGFVAVIALIAFMIEWRTSSVRSGVAIGSVVLAGVLAVLSDSPTVVVLGVAVGAAALILMLVRHTASENRNVLQWTLGAIVAVGLAVTYALRHQIIAFLGAGSDFSTRVDLWNTIEQFVRIYPVQGWGWMGPWLRNQAPFNAINYVEQDHHASALNAFVDVVLQLGWVGLALFVLLAGIALVRSWLVASVRRSVVYAWTPLVVIALTVDSLFESFTLSGFGWLLLVICAVRAGQSRSWRQHINDEPGSSDLPAAHAAE, from the coding sequence ATGAGCGGATTCGGTGGAACGCCTGCATCGCTGCGGTTCGGCAGAGAGTTCTTTCGGTCAGCGGCGATCGCCCGAGCTTTCACGCTGACGACTCTCGGCACCGCGTTCGGCATGTTTGCCATCGAGCATGTCGCTGGTCGCATCTGCCTCATCACGATCATCGTCGGACTTTGTTTGCTTGGCGCAGCAATACTTTGGGCGCGAAGCGACGATCTCGAACTACCGCGCCTTGTGCCGCTGTCAGTGCTTGCCTTCGTCGTTTGGGCACTCGCCAGCACGATTTGGACCCATGACACCACAGAGACGATCGTCGGCTGGCTCGCATTAGCGGCGCTGGCATTCTTGGGAATTGTCGCGGCTCACGTGCGCGACACTCTCCAGATGGTTCGCGCCCTCGGTGATGTACTGCGACTACTGCTCGCGATATCGCTCGGCATCGAAATACTCTCCGGCATTCTCCTCGATACGCCGATAGCGTTCCTCGGTGTCGAAGCCAACATCGCCGCCGGTGGACCCATTCAGGGACTCTTCGGTACTCGCAACGCGCTTGGCTTCGTTGCCGTCATCGCCTTAATCGCGTTCATGATCGAGTGGCGAACATCATCGGTTCGATCCGGAGTCGCGATCGGCTCCGTTGTTCTGGCTGGTGTGCTCGCTGTACTTTCCGATTCACCCACCGTCGTCGTTCTCGGCGTTGCTGTCGGTGCCGCGGCGCTCATACTCATGCTGGTGCGCCATACCGCCAGCGAGAATCGAAACGTACTGCAATGGACGCTCGGCGCAATCGTCGCAGTAGGGCTCGCCGTTACATACGCGCTGCGACATCAAATTATCGCGTTCCTCGGCGCGGGCAGCGACTTCTCGACCCGGGTCGATCTATGGAACACCATCGAGCAGTTCGTGCGCATTTACCCCGTCCAAGGGTGGGGGTGGATGGGACCGTGGCTGCGCAACCAAGCACCGTTCAACGCGATCAACTACGTCGAACAAGACCACCACGCCAGCGCGCTCAACGCCTTCGTCGATGTGGTCCTACAGTTGGGCTGGGTGGGACTCGCGCTATTCGTCTTGTTGGCGGGGATCGCTCTGGTGCGTTCTTGGCTCGTCGCAAGCGTTCGTCGCTCGGTCGTCTACGCCTGGACACCGCTCGTCGTTATTGCCCTAACCGTAGATTCGCTCTTTGAGAGCTTCACTCTTTCGGGCTTTGGTTGGCTGCTGCTCGTCATCTGTGCCGTGCGGGCCGGGCAGTCGCGGTCATGGCGCCAACACATCAACGACGAGCCAGGAAGCTCAGACCTTCCCGCAGCTCACGCGGCGGAATAG
- a CDS encoding ABC transporter ATP-binding protein, with amino-acid sequence MSTASLAIEVDGLGIRFRRNKRGRRSIKDLFAGASRRSRPGEFWALRNVTFSVRPGESIGVVGRNGQGKSTLLKLVAGVLLADEGEVRVHGGVAPLIEITGGFVGDLTVRENVRLTAGLHGMARAEIARRFDGIIAFAELEDFLETPYKHLSNGMKVRLAFAVVSQLDQPILLVDEVLAVGDKAFREKCYRRIDELLAEGRTLFFVSHNERDLRRFCTRGIYFDKGRLEMDAPLADVLDRYNADYSAA; translated from the coding sequence ATGTCAACTGCTTCGCTCGCTATCGAGGTAGATGGCCTCGGCATCCGCTTTCGCCGAAACAAGCGCGGGCGGCGAAGTATCAAAGACCTTTTTGCCGGTGCCTCGCGGCGCTCACGGCCGGGTGAATTCTGGGCGCTACGAAACGTGACTTTTTCGGTGAGGCCGGGGGAGTCTATCGGCGTCGTAGGGCGAAACGGTCAAGGAAAGTCAACGCTATTGAAGCTCGTCGCGGGCGTGCTTCTCGCCGATGAGGGCGAAGTACGGGTGCACGGCGGCGTTGCACCGTTGATCGAGATCACCGGGGGGTTCGTCGGAGACCTCACTGTTCGCGAGAACGTCCGCCTCACGGCTGGACTCCACGGGATGGCTCGCGCTGAGATAGCCCGTCGGTTCGACGGCATCATTGCGTTCGCTGAGCTCGAGGATTTTCTCGAGACTCCCTACAAACACCTCTCGAATGGGATGAAGGTTCGTCTCGCGTTTGCCGTTGTATCCCAGCTCGACCAACCTATTCTTCTGGTCGACGAAGTACTGGCCGTCGGAGACAAGGCCTTCCGCGAGAAGTGCTACCGACGCATCGACGAGCTTTTGGCCGAGGGGCGGACGCTGTTCTTCGTTAGCCACAACGAGCGCGACTTGCGGAGATTTTGCACGCGAGGAATCTACTTCGACAAGGGGCGGTTGGAGATGGATGCTCCGCTCGCCGATGTGCTGGACCGGTATAACGCCGACTATTCCGCCGCGTGA
- a CDS encoding ABC transporter permease: MTTAAVGAPGSSRRYLHSLWILSARDLRVRYSTSALGYLWSVLDPLVMTGIYWFVFTQVFHRTVGEEPYIVFLITALLPWVWFNSSVSDFTRAFNKDARLVRSTSIPRSIWVNRIVLSKGIEFLFSLPVLVVFAVFSGATVGWGLLLFPVAMILQLVLLTGLGLLIAPLCVLWSDLERTTKLILRALFYASPIIYGVANLPGAFSAVAAFNPLSGIFALYRMGFFPDQWNTFTVVVGAVMSLAFLALGMYTFRSLERPMLKEL; the protein is encoded by the coding sequence GTGACCACCGCAGCCGTCGGCGCCCCCGGATCTTCGCGCCGGTATCTGCACTCATTGTGGATACTCTCCGCGCGAGATCTTCGCGTGCGATATTCCACCAGTGCCCTCGGATACCTGTGGTCGGTTCTCGACCCGTTGGTAATGACCGGTATCTACTGGTTCGTCTTCACTCAGGTATTTCACCGCACGGTCGGCGAAGAGCCCTACATCGTCTTTCTGATCACCGCCCTCCTGCCCTGGGTATGGTTCAACTCATCTGTGAGCGACTTCACAAGGGCATTCAATAAAGACGCGAGGCTCGTGCGTTCGACGTCAATTCCGCGCTCTATCTGGGTGAATCGCATCGTTTTGAGCAAGGGAATCGAATTCCTTTTCTCGCTGCCCGTCCTCGTCGTGTTCGCTGTTTTTTCTGGAGCAACCGTCGGTTGGGGGCTGTTGCTCTTCCCCGTCGCGATGATCCTCCAGCTCGTGCTTTTAACCGGCCTGGGTTTACTCATCGCGCCGCTGTGCGTGCTGTGGTCCGACCTCGAACGGACAACGAAGCTCATCCTGCGGGCGCTCTTCTACGCTTCGCCGATCATCTACGGTGTCGCGAATCTCCCCGGCGCCTTTTCTGCGGTTGCGGCGTTCAACCCACTTTCCGGGATCTTCGCGCTGTATCGCATGGGGTTTTTTCCTGATCAATGGAACACGTTCACTGTCGTCGTCGGTGCGGTGATGAGTCTTGCCTTTTTGGCGCTCGGGATGTACACGTTCCGGTCGCTCGAGCGCCCCATGTTGAAGGAGCTGTGA
- a CDS encoding glycosyltransferase, which produces MTHVLQNVVFPLERDPDILPLYADPETWSIIDEEPVRVTSVAHLANVLDRHRARIAASRRVSFASYFNAFPASYWQHWTPVRNISLTVRTTGTATVLVYRSTGGGIKQRIETREVTGSATTTVELVLDQYSDGGWIWFDIVADHEDTIFEGAEWTTEQQPVRAGKASLGITTYNKPGYCVETLANLAQSPEALDVIDRIFVIDQGTENVEDRPEYAGLAAELGETLQVIRQPNLGGSGGFSRAMIETLDRPDSDFVQLLDDDVRIEPESIRRSVIFGRYCTTPTIVGAHMFDLLDRPKLHAWAEVVDDVPFMWRTLFQERMPHDFSEANLRQSPMLHMRLDSDYNGWWMCLIPVSVLREIGLALPAFIKWDDAEHCLRARAAGVPTVSLPGVALWHVSWVGKDDSIDWQAYFHARNRIVAALLHSPVPDGGTLIRHSRRVDLKHLMMMQYYPVELRHRALRDVMSGPQHMWKNLETAMPGARAAAKDYPETVVHKEAASVLRSRRGRQVFKRLRRQQFDSPTGMQLRWFTLSTLVAHWIHTPRPENVAQPEVEFGKLDAHWWRIPRYDSALVSTADGAGKNIYTRDRAAYRRMIVESVRLHRRLRKEWARLSHEYRDALPDLTSAETWRSNLGVNK; this is translated from the coding sequence GTGACACACGTCCTTCAGAATGTTGTCTTCCCGCTCGAGCGGGACCCCGACATCCTTCCGCTGTATGCCGACCCCGAAACGTGGTCGATCATCGACGAGGAACCCGTGCGTGTCACCAGCGTTGCTCACCTCGCGAACGTCCTTGACCGCCACAGAGCGCGCATCGCAGCAAGCCGCCGCGTCTCGTTTGCTTCTTACTTCAACGCTTTCCCGGCGTCCTACTGGCAGCATTGGACGCCCGTTCGCAACATCTCCCTGACTGTGCGCACCACGGGCACAGCGACAGTTCTCGTCTACCGCTCCACCGGCGGCGGCATCAAGCAGCGGATCGAGACACGCGAGGTAACCGGGTCTGCCACGACGACCGTCGAGCTTGTGCTCGATCAATACAGCGACGGCGGATGGATCTGGTTCGACATCGTGGCCGACCACGAAGACACGATCTTCGAGGGCGCGGAGTGGACGACCGAACAACAGCCCGTACGTGCGGGCAAGGCGTCGCTCGGAATCACGACCTACAACAAGCCTGGCTATTGCGTTGAAACTCTGGCGAATCTGGCTCAGTCGCCCGAAGCGCTTGACGTTATCGACCGCATCTTCGTTATTGACCAGGGCACTGAGAACGTTGAAGATCGCCCTGAGTATGCGGGACTCGCTGCAGAGCTCGGCGAGACTCTGCAGGTCATCCGTCAGCCCAACCTCGGTGGCTCGGGAGGTTTCTCGCGCGCAATGATCGAGACCCTCGATCGCCCCGACAGCGACTTCGTTCAGCTCCTCGATGATGACGTGCGCATCGAACCCGAATCAATCCGCCGCTCCGTGATCTTCGGCCGGTATTGCACGACGCCCACCATCGTCGGAGCACACATGTTCGACCTACTCGATCGACCGAAGCTCCATGCATGGGCCGAAGTGGTCGATGATGTTCCGTTCATGTGGCGAACACTCTTTCAAGAGCGGATGCCGCACGACTTCAGCGAAGCAAACCTTCGGCAGTCTCCGATGTTGCACATGCGGCTCGATTCCGATTACAACGGGTGGTGGATGTGCCTCATCCCCGTTTCGGTGTTGCGTGAGATCGGGCTTGCTTTGCCTGCCTTCATCAAGTGGGATGACGCCGAGCACTGCCTGCGTGCGCGAGCTGCTGGAGTGCCCACAGTTTCGCTGCCGGGCGTCGCGCTCTGGCACGTCTCCTGGGTCGGCAAGGACGACAGCATCGACTGGCAGGCGTACTTTCACGCGCGAAACCGCATCGTGGCAGCTCTCCTACACTCCCCCGTTCCTGACGGCGGCACACTGATCCGCCACAGCCGACGTGTGGATCTCAAGCACCTCATGATGATGCAGTACTACCCGGTAGAGCTGCGTCACCGCGCACTCCGCGACGTCATGTCGGGTCCGCAGCACATGTGGAAAAATCTCGAAACGGCGATGCCAGGCGCACGCGCCGCTGCCAAGGACTATCCCGAGACCGTGGTCCACAAAGAAGCGGCATCCGTTCTGCGCTCTCGCCGTGGCCGGCAGGTGTTCAAGCGCCTCAGGCGGCAGCAATTCGACAGCCCAACGGGAATGCAACTTCGCTGGTTTACACTCAGCACGCTTGTAGCGCACTGGATACACACTCCCCGGCCAGAAAATGTGGCTCAGCCCGAAGTTGAATTCGGCAAGCTCGACGCGCACTGGTGGCGCATACCTCGGTACGACAGCGCGCTCGTCAGTACCGCCGACGGGGCGGGGAAGAACATTTACACTCGCGACCGCGCGGCGTACCGACGGATGATCGTTGAGAGTGTTCGTCTGCACCGGCGTTTGCGTAAGGAATGGGCGCGCCTCTCGCATGAGTACCGAGATGCATTGCCTGATCTCACCTCGGCCGAGACCTGGCGCTCCAACCTTGGGGTGAATAAATGA
- a CDS encoding glycosyltransferase has protein sequence MSAAFDPATATIAIVTFNRSHLLSKLLDSIIVMDPKPGHVVIIDNASTDDTTSLVESYRDRIGATLVYRRLDENTGGSGGFSEGMRVAYELGSTWMWLMDDDVEVIPNGLARMGAWAPRFKSIQGRRYDYDGSEFYWQYRIAEPLGIPIPFAPAGFDESGFKPMNSGCFEGMFIHRDIVQQIGLPDPRFFIYWDDQVYGWLASRKTQSVIVNEFVLKRTREIKQWDMGIRHMNASSNAYRYYIMRNRAHIKQYYRSVGIYNPVLFGAGTALTFAKELIRLLFVERTVRGTSNLIRGIRDGRKISQDASWRPMPALDRGMIE, from the coding sequence ATGAGCGCTGCTTTCGACCCCGCTACAGCGACGATCGCAATTGTGACGTTCAACCGCTCACACCTGCTCTCGAAGCTGCTCGACAGCATTATTGTGATGGACCCGAAGCCCGGTCACGTCGTCATTATCGACAATGCATCAACCGATGACACCACTTCACTCGTCGAGTCATACCGCGATCGAATTGGCGCGACGCTCGTGTACCGGCGACTCGACGAAAACACCGGTGGTTCCGGCGGGTTCAGTGAGGGCATGCGCGTCGCGTACGAGCTGGGATCGACCTGGATGTGGCTCATGGATGACGACGTCGAAGTCATTCCCAATGGACTCGCACGAATGGGCGCCTGGGCACCGCGTTTCAAGAGCATCCAGGGCCGTCGTTACGATTACGACGGAAGCGAGTTCTACTGGCAGTACCGCATCGCCGAGCCTCTCGGCATCCCCATCCCGTTCGCGCCTGCTGGGTTCGACGAGTCGGGCTTCAAACCGATGAATTCGGGATGCTTCGAGGGCATGTTCATTCACCGTGACATCGTGCAGCAGATCGGTCTTCCTGATCCGCGTTTCTTCATCTACTGGGATGACCAGGTTTATGGCTGGCTTGCGTCACGCAAGACGCAATCGGTCATAGTCAACGAGTTTGTGCTCAAACGCACCCGCGAAATCAAACAGTGGGACATGGGCATTCGTCATATGAATGCCTCGAGCAACGCTTACAGGTACTACATCATGCGCAATCGCGCGCACATCAAGCAGTACTACCGGTCCGTTGGCATTTACAACCCTGTGCTCTTCGGTGCAGGTACGGCGCTCACGTTTGCGAAAGAGCTCATCCGCCTGCTGTTCGTCGAACGCACCGTGCGTGGCACGAGTAATCTCATTCGCGGGATTCGCGACGGGAGAAAGATTTCCCAGGATGCCAGTTGGCGCCCTATGCCCGCGCTCGATAGAGGAATGATCGAGTGA